A window from Actimicrobium sp. CCC2.4 encodes these proteins:
- a CDS encoding methyl-accepting chemotaxis protein, with protein MEQLTTTVRRNADNSRAASALASSASTIASKGGAMVVDVVHTMEAISAASHRIADIIGTIDGIAFQTNILALNAAVEAARAGEQGRGFAVVATEVRNLAQRSASAAREIKELIGDAVSQVERGAQLVNQTGNTMQDIVDSVQRVTEVIGQITQSSIEQATGIERINLAIVEMDQGTQENAALVEEAAAAASALRDQAGNLTMVTGAFRLGGSATGSQVGLTTDGRQRLALER; from the coding sequence ATGGAACAGCTCACCACCACGGTCCGCCGGAATGCGGACAATTCGCGTGCCGCCAGCGCACTGGCGAGTTCGGCATCGACGATCGCCTCGAAAGGCGGCGCCATGGTGGTCGACGTGGTGCACACGATGGAGGCGATCAGCGCGGCATCGCACCGGATTGCCGACATTATCGGCACCATCGACGGTATCGCTTTCCAGACCAACATCCTGGCACTCAATGCCGCCGTCGAGGCCGCCCGCGCCGGCGAACAGGGACGCGGCTTTGCTGTCGTGGCCACCGAAGTGCGCAACCTCGCGCAGCGCTCGGCATCCGCCGCCCGCGAAATCAAGGAATTGATTGGCGATGCCGTCAGCCAGGTCGAGCGCGGTGCGCAACTGGTCAACCAGACCGGCAACACAATGCAAGACATCGTCGACAGCGTGCAGCGGGTTACCGAAGTCATCGGCCAGATCACCCAATCGAGCATCGAACAGGCGACCGGCATCGAACGCATCAATCTGGCCATTGTCGAGATGGACCAGGGCACCCAGGAAAATGCCGCGCTGGTCGAGGAAGCGGCGGCCGCCGCCAGTGCGCTGCGCGATCAGGCCGGCAACCTGACGATGGTGACCGGCGCGTTCAGACTGGGGGGAAGCGCCACCGGCAGTCAGGTCGGATTGACTACCGATGGACGCCAGCGGTTGGCGCTGGAGCGATGA
- a CDS encoding DUF2058 domain-containing protein, whose protein sequence is MASLQEQFLKAGLVDKNKAKLANQDKNKQKKVERRTGTQSVDESRVAALETQRKNAGRARELNAQRDAAATQKAILAQIAQLVQQNRQGKGAGDIAYNFTHGNKIERLYVSAAVQGHLMAGRLVIVCQGAAVELVPRIIADKIAERDASLVVRVNKASAEVDTDDPYAAFQIPDDLMW, encoded by the coding sequence ATGGCCTCGTTGCAAGAACAGTTTTTGAAAGCCGGCCTGGTTGACAAGAACAAAGCCAAACTGGCTAACCAGGACAAGAACAAACAGAAGAAGGTCGAGCGCAGGACCGGTACGCAAAGTGTCGATGAATCCCGCGTCGCGGCGCTCGAGACACAACGCAAGAATGCCGGGCGCGCCCGCGAACTCAATGCACAGCGCGACGCCGCCGCCACGCAAAAGGCGATCCTCGCGCAGATTGCCCAATTGGTACAACAAAACCGCCAGGGCAAGGGCGCCGGCGACATTGCCTACAACTTCACGCATGGCAACAAAATCGAGCGGCTGTATGTCTCGGCCGCGGTACAGGGACATTTGATGGCAGGGCGCTTGGTTATCGTCTGCCAGGGCGCGGCCGTCGAACTGGTCCCGCGCATCATCGCCGACAAGATTGCCGAGCGCGACGCCTCGCTGGTAGTGCGGGTGAACAAGGCCAGCGCAGAGGTCGATACCGACGATCCGTATGCGGCGTTCCAGATTCCGGACGACTTGATGTGGTGA